TTCATTGGCACGGCGGCACACAGGTGGCAGCCTGGACATACTGAAGACACTAGACATCACGCAGAGACACTCCAGAGGAGATAACGCAGAAGTGCCATCCAGGCACTCTGTACAGAGCTGAATGCAACAGGTGAATGAACCAGTGTATGTAAGactaggtatgtgtgtgtgtgtgtgactcacaggGTTGGAGGTAGGATGTGTGTAGGTGCACTGACGCGAAGGCAGGCGTGTGAGTTGCCCCCCACAGATGGAGAGGAGAACATCAGTGTCACGTTTACAGCCTCGTTacctgaggagagagacattTTCAACTTTTACTGCTGCTCCTGTAGTTATTTCACCATGACACATCATTCTCATTTATGTATTATTAAGCATGCTTTCATCATATAAAACCAATTAACCATAACATAAAATGTGCACCATTACCGTTCGAGGACAAAAACTGACCTGTGAGGCCCAGCTGACTGGCCAATAACGTTGCATGGAGGCAGAGGTCGCTCAGGGATTGGCTGTCTGAGCTGTCCATCACAGCCAGTGGCACCCAAAGGGACAACTGGGTGATGGATGGTGGACTCTGGGTGGAGTTCAGCAATGCTGTTCCACCTACCTCCTCTTTCCCAAATGGAGGATAGGAAACCGTCTCCATTGCTGTACCATTGGCTCTTGCACACAACTGGAGGTGGGCCAACGATGACAGGAAGTGGTTCCAGTCCTTTGCAAGAAAATATGCATTTCCATTTTCCTGTACATCTAAAGTGGTCTGCACTCATCTAGCCCTTTGGGGATTTTTTTGGCCTGCATGCCCAATATACATTGAGCAGACAGCGGAGCCAAAAGCCAAAAACTGTGTTCTGCAGTCATCTAGCCAGGTCTCTCAACTGTATGGACAAAAGTATAGGAACAACGAGGTAAAAGGGCAGTTCCCTAACCTCCGGCATAATAGTATAAGTTACCATGAACTTTGTTCTTTGcctattggtgtgtgtgttgtacagtgccttgcaaaagtattcatcccccttggcatttttcctattttgttgcattacaacctgtaatttaaatggatttttatttggatttcatgtaatggacatacacaaaatagtccacattggtgaagtgaaatgaaaaaaa
The sequence above is a segment of the Coregonus clupeaformis isolate EN_2021a chromosome 16, ASM2061545v1, whole genome shotgun sequence genome. Coding sequences within it:
- the zgc:158398 gene encoding transmembrane protein 248 isoform X3, with the protein product MSQVCVMGSRQPVANLRDYVSQHPPGVTFFLCVLTLALTFLSIGLYTHTHRLPNPDTQDWNHFLSSLAHLQLCARANGTAMETVSYPPFGKEEVGGTALLNSTQSPPSITQLSLWVPLAVMDSSDSQSLSDLCLHATLLASQLGLTGNEAVNVTLMFSSPSVGGNSHACLRVSAPTHILPPTLVFSMSRLPPVCRRANEGTSSPVRAIAMEISSQKPSASQSCYSLQYTPDPTLTAMLTQEPLIDS